The Paenibacillus sp. YPG26 genome includes a window with the following:
- the coaD gene encoding pantetheine-phosphate adenylyltransferase, with protein MSQTNKNLRIAVYPGSFDPVTMGHMDIIQRAARQFDVLIVAVLNNSSKNPLFTMEERKELLQQATKDLPNVEVDSFNDLLVNYMVQKKAHVIVKGVRSVTDFEYEMQMASINHKLNSEVETIFMMTNPKYSYLSSSVVKEIARFQGEVVDLVLPEVEEALRQKFTSNR; from the coding sequence ATGAGTCAAACTAACAAGAATCTAAGAATTGCGGTGTATCCGGGAAGCTTTGACCCTGTCACCATGGGACATATGGATATTATCCAGCGTGCTGCCAGGCAATTTGATGTCTTGATTGTAGCCGTCCTTAACAATTCGAGTAAAAATCCGCTTTTTACCATGGAAGAGAGAAAAGAGCTGCTTCAGCAGGCGACGAAGGATCTGCCTAATGTCGAAGTGGACAGCTTCAACGATCTTCTTGTGAACTATATGGTGCAGAAGAAGGCTCACGTTATTGTGAAAGGCGTACGTTCCGTGACTGACTTTGAATATGAAATGCAAATGGCCTCCATCAATCACAAGCTGAACAGTGAAGTGGAGACCATATTTATGATGACGAACCCGAAATACAGCTATTTGAGCTCCAGCGTGGTAAAAGAAATTGCCCGGTTCCAAGGAGAGGTTGTAGATCTGGTACTTCCCGAGGTTGAAGAAGCGCTGAGACAGAAGTTCACTTCGAACAGATAA
- a CDS encoding beta-ketoacyl-ACP synthase III yields the protein MNNLRPVGIIGTGKYVPEKVLTNADLEKIVETNDEWIVSRTGIRERHIAAPEQATSDLAYEASLKALESAGIAPHELDLIIVATVTPDMTFPSTACLLQEKLGAKQAAAFDLSAACSGFVYSLATATNFIKTGMYNNALVIGADTLSRITDYTDRNTCVLFGDGAGAVVLGEVPEGRGFLSFDLGAEGAGGSQLKLEAGGSRLPASADTVAGGKHFIYMNGREVFKFAVRVMGTATEAALSKAGVAKEEVDLFVPHQANIRIIHSAMERLNLPEEKCVINVDKYANTSAASIPLALVEAAEEGRMKEGDTLLLVGFGGGLTWGASVLVW from the coding sequence GTGAATAATTTGCGACCGGTAGGGATTATTGGGACAGGTAAGTATGTGCCCGAGAAAGTATTAACCAATGCGGATTTGGAGAAAATCGTGGAAACGAACGACGAATGGATCGTCTCGCGTACTGGAATTCGCGAGCGCCATATCGCCGCGCCTGAACAAGCCACCTCGGATCTGGCGTATGAAGCGTCCTTAAAGGCGCTTGAGTCGGCGGGAATTGCTCCGCATGAGCTGGATCTTATTATCGTAGCTACAGTAACCCCGGATATGACATTCCCTTCTACAGCTTGTCTGCTGCAGGAGAAGCTGGGAGCGAAGCAGGCCGCGGCTTTTGACTTGTCTGCGGCATGTTCAGGATTTGTCTATAGTCTGGCAACCGCAACGAACTTTATTAAGACCGGAATGTACAACAATGCGCTGGTGATTGGCGCAGATACGTTGTCCCGAATTACAGATTACACAGACCGTAACACCTGTGTGCTGTTCGGTGATGGTGCCGGTGCGGTAGTTCTGGGCGAAGTACCTGAAGGAAGAGGATTCTTATCCTTCGACCTTGGTGCGGAGGGTGCTGGAGGAAGTCAGCTTAAGCTGGAAGCAGGCGGTTCCAGGCTGCCAGCTTCGGCGGATACCGTTGCCGGGGGCAAACACTTTATCTATATGAACGGCCGTGAAGTATTCAAATTTGCGGTTCGTGTAATGGGCACAGCGACCGAGGCGGCGCTTAGCAAGGCGGGAGTGGCGAAAGAGGAAGTAGATTTGTTCGTTCCGCATCAGGCGAATATCCGGATCATTCATTCAGCTATGGAACGTCTGAATCTTCCCGAAGAGAAATGTGTCATCAATGTCGATAAGTATGCCAATACGTCAGCAGCATCTATTCCGCTGGCGCTGGTAGAAGCGGCTGAAGAGGGACGTATGAAAGAGGGAGATACTCTTCTTCTTGTCGGCTTTGGCGGCGGCCTCACATGGGGCGCATCTGTGCTTGTGTGGTAA
- the plsX gene encoding phosphate acyltransferase PlsX produces the protein MLIAIDAMGGDNAPRSNVEGALAAAKEWKDIQIVLVGDQAQIEGLLQERPSNLTIRHTSEVIGGEDEPVKAVRRKKDSSMVVAGRMVREGEADAMISAGNTGALMTTGLLVVGRMEGIERPALAPIIPTVDGRGVLALDLGANMDAKPEHLAQYALMGSVYRQQVHGMEKPRVGLLNVGTEAIKGNELTKAAYPLLQELPINFVGNVEAHGVLAGACDVLVCDGFAGNILLKSLEGTAGALFSILKEKFTSSLKNKLAAAVLMPELRGLKSMMDYKEHGGAPLLGLSGLVVKGHGSSDADAIKNAFRQARIALRSQLIQNISKEFGSGERVTK, from the coding sequence ATGTTGATAGCCATTGATGCCATGGGCGGCGATAACGCACCGCGCTCCAATGTGGAGGGCGCGCTTGCGGCCGCCAAGGAATGGAAGGACATCCAAATCGTCCTGGTCGGAGATCAGGCCCAGATTGAAGGGCTGCTGCAGGAGCGTCCGTCCAATCTGACCATACGTCATACATCGGAAGTGATTGGCGGGGAAGATGAACCGGTCAAGGCGGTTCGCCGCAAGAAGGATTCTTCCATGGTGGTTGCTGGAAGAATGGTTCGTGAAGGCGAGGCCGATGCGATGATTTCTGCCGGGAACACAGGGGCGCTGATGACGACAGGGCTTCTTGTAGTGGGAAGAATGGAAGGAATTGAGCGTCCTGCGCTTGCGCCGATCATTCCCACTGTTGACGGAAGGGGTGTTCTGGCTCTGGATTTGGGTGCCAATATGGATGCCAAGCCTGAGCATCTGGCGCAGTACGCTTTGATGGGCAGCGTGTACCGTCAGCAGGTGCATGGAATGGAGAAGCCGAGGGTGGGTCTGCTCAACGTGGGCACTGAAGCTATCAAAGGAAATGAGCTTACAAAAGCAGCTTATCCCCTGCTGCAGGAACTGCCGATCAACTTTGTGGGTAATGTGGAGGCGCACGGTGTGCTGGCCGGGGCGTGTGATGTTCTGGTCTGTGATGGATTTGCAGGCAATATTCTCCTTAAATCGCTGGAGGGAACAGCTGGTGCCTTATTCTCTATTCTGAAGGAGAAATTCACAAGCTCACTTAAGAACAAGCTGGCTGCCGCTGTACTGATGCCCGAACTGCGTGGACTCAAGAGTATGATGGATTACAAAGAGCACGGCGGGGCTCCGCTTCTTGGACTTAGCGGTCTTGTGGTCAAAGGGCACGGCTCCTCGGATGCGGATGCGATCAAGAATGCATTCCGGCAGGCAAGGATTGCCCTGCGCAGTCAGTTGATTCAGAATATATCCAAAGAATTCGGCAGTGGGGAGAGAGTAACAAAGTGA
- the rpmF gene encoding 50S ribosomal protein L32, with product MAVPQRRTSKTRRDKRRTHFKLAVPGMVKCEQCGELKLAHHVCKVCGTYKAREIIKQ from the coding sequence ATGGCAGTACCTCAACGGAGAACGTCCAAAACGCGTCGTGACAAACGTCGCACTCATTTCAAATTGGCTGTGCCGGGCATGGTAAAATGTGAACAATGCGGAGAATTGAAGCTTGCTCACCACGTATGCAAAGTATGCGGCACATACAAAGCAAGAGAAATTATCAAGCAATAA
- a CDS encoding nucleotidyltransferase: MSIVGIIVEYNPLHHGHVYHFTRARQETGAEAAIAVMSGSFLQRGEPAIVSKWARAEMALHMGADLVLELPTAYAVQPAEWFAYGAVSLLNATGLVTHLVFGSEEGSTDKLHELASLLAEESSGMKRAVAEELASGASYPAAYAAAAERALARGAAEGARGLLMQPNNSLGLHYMIALRRLGSAIKPLTIRREAAGYHDAQPGEGAIASATAVRRLILAEGLPKASPYMPDYAADIMARELREGRGPVTWESLRPQLLHQLLTSPAEQLSQIHEMTEGLEHRIKKLLPDLAEPTVISLLQALKTKRYTHTKLQRLLVHVLLGHNKLSNTREILAGGPGYLRVLGFTEKGRELLRRMKKTASLPILTRPPELSHPQLELDLQASAVYASSFPVPDTNQLFRDYRQPPIRL, translated from the coding sequence TTGAGCATCGTCGGCATAATCGTTGAATATAATCCGCTTCACCATGGGCATGTCTACCATTTCACCCGGGCCAGACAGGAGACGGGTGCCGAAGCCGCCATTGCCGTGATGAGCGGCAGCTTCCTTCAGCGGGGCGAGCCGGCCATCGTCTCGAAATGGGCCCGGGCCGAAATGGCGCTGCACATGGGCGCCGACCTTGTGCTTGAGCTGCCCACCGCCTATGCCGTGCAGCCGGCGGAGTGGTTCGCGTATGGGGCCGTGTCGCTGCTGAACGCGACTGGTCTCGTGACGCATCTGGTGTTCGGCAGCGAGGAAGGAAGCACGGACAAGCTGCACGAGCTGGCCTCGCTGCTCGCCGAGGAGAGCAGCGGCATGAAGCGCGCCGTGGCGGAGGAACTCGCCTCGGGCGCGAGCTACCCCGCCGCCTATGCCGCGGCGGCGGAGCGGGCCCTTGCGCGCGGCGCAGCCGAAGGCGCGCGCGGGCTCTTGATGCAGCCCAACAACTCGCTTGGGCTGCACTACATGATCGCGCTGCGCCGGCTGGGCAGCGCGATCAAGCCCTTGACCATCCGGCGCGAAGCGGCCGGATATCACGATGCGCAGCCTGGCGAGGGCGCCATCGCCAGCGCCACGGCGGTCCGGCGGCTGATACTGGCTGAGGGACTGCCGAAGGCGAGTCCCTACATGCCTGATTATGCCGCCGACATCATGGCCCGCGAGCTGCGCGAAGGCCGCGGGCCCGTGACCTGGGAATCGCTCCGCCCGCAGCTGCTGCATCAGCTGCTGACCAGTCCTGCGGAGCAGCTCTCCCAGATCCATGAGATGACGGAGGGGCTGGAGCACCGCATCAAGAAGCTGCTGCCCGATCTAGCGGAGCCCACAGTGATAAGCCTCCTTCAGGCCTTGAAGACCAAACGTTACACCCATACCAAGCTTCAGCGCCTGCTTGTCCATGTGCTTCTTGGCCATAATAAGCTGTCCAACACCCGGGAGATTCTCGCCGGAGGCCCGGGCTATCTGCGTGTGCTTGGCTTTACAGAGAAAGGCAGAGAGCTGCTCAGACGCATGAAAAAGACGGCCTCGCTGCCGATCCTGACGAGGCCGCCCGAATTGTCACATCCCCAGCTTGAGCTTGACCTACAAGCTTCGGCTGTCTATGCGAGCTCCTTCCCTGTCCCGGATACGAACCAGCTCTTCCGGGATTATCGCCAGCCGCCTATCCGGCTTTAG
- a CDS encoding nucleoside recognition domain-containing protein: MEGTQRQGGRLWVTIILGSSAVLLAASIVISPGAAFEASLQGLTLWWRIVFPGLLPFLVLSQILVAYGLVHAVGITLDPLLRKGLGTPGVAGWVIPLGLIAGFPAAAEASVQLYRGGRITARQAEKLAAAGHFCNPMLIIVVVGTGFLHKPGLGLLLAVVHGIAGIAAGLTLHKVILQSRRDLYQAGPEPIRTGSKAQQIARSIEEARRLDGRSFGKLLGDTVAAAVQTLMMIGGYMLIFAVVIRMLQYYIPGLVPSFFLPGIFEVHLGTYAAGGLYTYSPALQAALLGAILGFSGLCAYLQVRAILRPAGIGTGGFLITRILHGSYAYVLTLLLWEPLIRLFPGAAPVYGDISPHGKPDYGILQLPSWTQTFSLMGWQFIALLSITAALMLFTVLWRFRYPISR, translated from the coding sequence ATGGAGGGAACACAGCGGCAAGGCGGACGGCTGTGGGTAACTATCATTCTAGGCAGCAGCGCTGTATTGCTTGCAGCCAGCATTGTGATTTCACCTGGAGCCGCATTTGAAGCTTCGCTTCAGGGCCTGACACTGTGGTGGAGAATTGTATTCCCGGGTCTTTTGCCATTCCTGGTTCTGTCCCAAATCCTGGTTGCTTATGGATTAGTTCATGCTGTGGGTATAACACTCGATCCCCTGCTTCGCAAAGGACTCGGGACACCCGGTGTTGCCGGCTGGGTAATCCCTCTCGGACTTATTGCCGGCTTCCCCGCGGCCGCCGAGGCATCTGTTCAGTTGTACAGAGGGGGCAGAATTACAGCCAGGCAGGCGGAAAAGCTAGCTGCTGCCGGACATTTCTGCAATCCTATGCTGATTATAGTCGTTGTCGGCACCGGCTTTCTCCATAAGCCGGGGCTTGGCCTGCTTCTGGCCGTGGTCCATGGAATTGCCGGCATAGCTGCGGGCCTTACTCTTCATAAGGTCATTCTTCAGAGCCGCAGAGACTTATACCAGGCGGGGCCTGAACCCATACGCACAGGCTCAAAAGCACAGCAAATTGCCCGCAGCATTGAGGAGGCCCGCCGGTTGGACGGGCGCAGCTTCGGCAAGCTGCTAGGTGATACTGTGGCTGCTGCGGTTCAGACGTTAATGATGATAGGCGGGTATATGCTAATCTTTGCAGTAGTTATTCGTATGCTTCAGTACTATATACCAGGACTCGTTCCTTCCTTCTTCCTTCCAGGAATCTTCGAAGTTCATCTTGGCACTTATGCTGCAGGAGGCCTCTACACCTATTCTCCAGCACTGCAAGCTGCGCTTCTGGGTGCGATTTTAGGGTTCAGCGGGCTGTGCGCCTATCTGCAGGTTCGTGCCATTCTCAGGCCCGCAGGGATTGGTACAGGCGGGTTCCTGATCACCCGGATTCTGCACGGAAGTTATGCTTATGTACTCACACTCCTGCTCTGGGAACCGCTGATCAGGCTTTTTCCAGGAGCCGCCCCTGTCTATGGGGATATATCCCCTCATGGCAAGCCGGATTACGGCATCCTTCAGCTTCCGAGCTGGACACAGACCTTCTCCCTGATGGGATGGCAGTTCATCGCACTCTTGTCTATCACAGCCGCCCTGATGCTGTTCACCGTTCTTTGGCGCTTTCGTTATCCCATATCCCGATAG
- a CDS encoding SepM family pheromone-processing serine protease, producing the protein MQLKNSRIFKAALYFIVMTVVVYVVVYMPTPYMINQPGAALEIKPMVKVEEGDPEEKGSFMMTTVSVTYANLAMLVTSQFNSEAEIVRKTPEQGGKEYETRQVYYMSDSQSSAMAAAYTKAKLPYRILPEYIFVVSLSKSPAPKGDFAPGDIIRKIDGRRVIRLKELSGMLKTRKPGEVVQVELERGGRKLAGKAELVSLKDPATGGTRPGLGLNIAELRKVKSVDPRKQVEFTKTEVGGPSAGLMFTLEIYNRLTPGDLSKGYRIAGTGTMSADGHVGPIGGVPFKIVAADRKKAEIFFVPEDNYKAAKKKAEDIGTPMKLVPVKTVDDALQYLSSLAPKAG; encoded by the coding sequence GTGCAGCTCAAGAATTCAAGAATCTTCAAAGCGGCATTATATTTCATCGTGATGACAGTTGTTGTGTATGTTGTGGTGTATATGCCTACACCCTATATGATTAATCAGCCGGGTGCGGCCCTGGAGATCAAGCCGATGGTTAAAGTGGAGGAGGGAGATCCGGAGGAGAAGGGATCCTTCATGATGACCACGGTGTCTGTGACATATGCGAACCTGGCCATGCTGGTTACGTCCCAGTTCAACTCCGAGGCAGAGATTGTCCGCAAGACGCCCGAACAGGGTGGGAAAGAATACGAAACCCGGCAGGTGTACTATATGAGCGATTCGCAGTCCAGCGCGATGGCAGCAGCCTATACCAAGGCCAAGCTGCCCTATAGGATCCTACCCGAATATATCTTTGTCGTCTCTCTATCCAAGTCACCTGCTCCCAAGGGAGACTTTGCTCCTGGAGATATCATTCGCAAGATAGACGGGAGACGGGTTATCCGGTTGAAAGAACTGAGCGGAATGCTTAAAACCAGGAAGCCGGGAGAGGTTGTTCAAGTAGAGCTTGAACGGGGCGGTAGAAAGCTCGCCGGCAAGGCTGAGCTTGTCAGCTTGAAGGACCCTGCCACAGGGGGGACGCGGCCCGGTCTTGGACTGAATATAGCTGAGCTTAGAAAGGTGAAATCGGTGGATCCGCGCAAGCAGGTTGAGTTCACCAAGACGGAGGTCGGCGGGCCTTCCGCCGGCTTGATGTTCACTCTGGAGATCTACAACCGGCTGACACCAGGGGACCTCAGTAAAGGGTACCGGATCGCTGGAACAGGTACGATGTCCGCCGATGGCCATGTGGGCCCAATTGGCGGCGTACCCTTCAAAATTGTGGCGGCGGACCGGAAGAAGGCGGAGATTTTCTTTGTGCCTGAGGATAATTATAAAGCGGCGAAGAAGAAAGCCGAGGACATCGGCACTCCCATGAAGTTGGTGCCCGTCAAGACCGTGGACGACGCGCTTCAATATCTAAGCTCGCTTGCGCCTAAAGCCGGATAG
- a CDS encoding DUF177 domain-containing protein: MHFQFRKLALTEGSVEFHEALDVHHVTKDRKDITHVSPLQADLKVSSFGEGEVDVKGRLTVDLDMTCSRCLKPLKKQVGIDFEERLKYSENTENVQDEEDDIRYVAEDDVNLVPFIEEALLLNLPFAAVCKDDCKGLCPTCGTDLNEHDCGCDKEVIDPRLAALKDFFKQQ, from the coding sequence ATGCACTTTCAATTTCGCAAATTGGCATTAACCGAAGGCTCTGTGGAATTCCACGAAGCACTGGATGTTCATCATGTAACCAAGGACCGTAAGGATATTACTCACGTGAGTCCGCTTCAAGCTGATCTGAAGGTAAGTTCCTTTGGTGAAGGAGAAGTTGATGTAAAGGGTAGATTAACGGTGGATCTGGACATGACGTGCTCCCGCTGCCTGAAGCCTTTGAAGAAGCAAGTCGGTATCGATTTCGAGGAACGGTTGAAGTACAGTGAGAATACAGAGAATGTTCAGGACGAAGAAGACGATATCCGCTACGTTGCAGAGGATGACGTGAATCTGGTTCCTTTCATAGAGGAAGCCTTGCTTCTGAATCTCCCATTTGCTGCCGTCTGCAAAGATGACTGCAAAGGTCTGTGCCCTACTTGTGGAACCGATTTGAACGAACATGATTGCGGCTGTGATAAAGAAGTCATCGACCCGCGTCTCGCGGCGCTGAAGGACTTTTTTAAACAACAATAA
- the rsmD gene encoding 16S rRNA (guanine(966)-N(2))-methyltransferase RsmD: MRVISGTAKGRPLKAVPGTGTRPTTDKVKEAIFSMIGPYFDGGRALDLFAGTGGLGIEALSRGMERAVFVDLEYKSLEVVKANLRATGLEDRAEVYKNDAERALKALARRETSFDLVFLDPPYRLKHGDKLMNKMDELALLEDKAILVLEYESSYEYPERVGNFTRVRLAEYGETVVSVYRYEPGGDAEEAGQEEEQHESN, translated from the coding sequence TTGCGTGTAATTTCAGGAACTGCCAAGGGCAGGCCGCTTAAAGCCGTGCCTGGTACCGGCACAAGACCGACTACAGATAAGGTGAAAGAGGCTATTTTCAGTATGATTGGGCCTTATTTCGATGGCGGCAGAGCGCTCGACCTGTTCGCAGGAACCGGAGGACTCGGGATAGAAGCGTTAAGCCGGGGAATGGAGCGGGCAGTATTTGTGGATCTTGAATACAAAAGTCTGGAAGTTGTTAAAGCCAATCTCAGAGCAACAGGACTGGAAGATCGAGCCGAGGTGTACAAGAATGATGCAGAGCGGGCTTTGAAGGCACTGGCGAGACGCGAGACTTCGTTTGACCTCGTATTTCTGGACCCTCCATACCGCCTCAAGCATGGGGACAAGCTGATGAACAAGATGGACGAGTTGGCTCTTCTGGAGGACAAGGCTATCCTTGTTCTGGAGTATGAATCTTCCTATGAGTATCCGGAGAGGGTTGGCAATTTCACACGCGTACGCCTAGCGGAATACGGCGAGACAGTAGTCTCTGTATATAGATATGAGCCGGGCGGAGATGCTGAAGAGGCCGGACAGGAGGAAGAACAGCATGAGTCAAACTAA
- the fapR gene encoding transcription factor FapR, translating to MPKRARQQQLVRMIEENPFITDQELTRQLKVSIQTIRLDRLELGIPELRERMKLMAELSYDQVKSLPLHEVIGDIVDLQLDKSGISIFEIRDEHVFSRTGIARGHHVFAQANSLAVAVINDEIALTSSADIRFVRSVHLGEKCIAKAYVRSEAGNKGKAKVEVFTYVGEEMVFQGNFVIYRSGREEHSEGGTMHVDSH from the coding sequence TTGCCCAAACGGGCGAGACAGCAGCAGCTCGTAAGAATGATTGAGGAGAACCCGTTCATCACGGATCAGGAACTGACCCGCCAGCTGAAGGTGAGCATTCAGACGATCCGTCTGGATCGCCTCGAGCTTGGGATTCCAGAACTCCGTGAGCGGATGAAGCTGATGGCCGAGCTTTCTTATGATCAGGTCAAGTCTCTGCCGCTGCACGAGGTGATCGGGGACATCGTTGATCTTCAGCTCGATAAGAGCGGGATATCCATATTTGAAATACGTGATGAGCATGTCTTCTCACGTACAGGAATCGCCCGGGGACATCATGTATTTGCGCAAGCCAATTCCCTTGCAGTCGCCGTAATCAATGATGAAATCGCACTTACTTCGTCCGCGGATATCCGGTTTGTAAGATCAGTGCATTTGGGGGAGAAATGTATCGCCAAGGCTTATGTCCGATCCGAAGCAGGCAATAAGGGAAAAGCTAAGGTTGAGGTGTTCACATATGTAGGTGAGGAGATGGTCTTCCAAGGCAATTTCGTCATCTACCGTTCCGGGAGAGAGGAACACAGTGAAGGGGGAACTATGCATGTTGATAGCCATTGA
- a CDS encoding DUF2642 domain-containing protein: MQVFKKWLNQTVELELSGCNERIIGRLIDIGSDILVLFSGSKFIYIPIHHLQNAYLSLDDLQLNDSNLSPSLEQEQISYRKMLMNSRGMFTAVSIGNKRSIHGYLTGIMNDYFVFYSPIYGSVYVSINHVKYLVPYPPNQTPFNLSQDHFPVQPAALPISRTLDQQIKKLEGELIVVNLGEKPCHAGLLRALDNNMLEMIDASGVTSLIHGDHIMTIHLPK; the protein is encoded by the coding sequence ATGCAGGTCTTCAAAAAATGGTTAAATCAAACTGTTGAGCTTGAGTTGTCTGGATGTAACGAACGTATCATCGGCAGATTAATTGATATTGGAAGCGACATACTAGTGTTATTTTCGGGATCAAAATTCATTTATATCCCTATACACCATTTGCAAAATGCGTATCTGTCGTTGGATGATCTTCAGTTGAATGATTCGAACCTCAGCCCTTCGTTGGAGCAGGAACAAATTTCATATCGAAAAATGCTTATGAATTCCAGAGGAATGTTCACTGCGGTCTCCATTGGCAATAAACGCTCCATACACGGATATTTGACCGGTATCATGAACGATTATTTTGTTTTTTACTCGCCAATATACGGAAGTGTATATGTATCTATTAATCATGTTAAATACTTGGTTCCTTACCCTCCCAATCAGACCCCCTTTAATTTAAGTCAAGATCATTTCCCTGTTCAGCCGGCCGCACTACCTATATCCAGAACTTTAGACCAGCAAATCAAGAAATTAGAAGGTGAACTCATTGTTGTGAATCTTGGCGAGAAGCCTTGTCATGCAGGACTCCTAAGAGCTCTAGATAATAATATGCTTGAAATGATCGATGCCAGTGGGGTGACTAGTCTTATTCATGGCGATCATATTATGACCATCCATCTGCCTAAATGA
- the fabD gene encoding ACP S-malonyltransferase, protein MGKLAFVFPGQGSQAVGMGKDIYDEVPEAGDLFRTADKKLGFGLSGLIFNGPEAELKMTANTQPALLTTSYALYRIFASRGISPDYYAGHSLGEYTALTAAGVLSFEDAVATVRARGLFMEQAVPGGQGAMAAVLGAERNALAELCAAITSEGHLVELANLNCPGQIVVSGSRAGVDALVERVKEAGGKRAIPLEVSGPFHSSLMRSAAERLEGTLSGINYADASAPVVANVTAQPVHKGSEVSGLLTRQVYSPVLWEDTVRWLIEQGVDTFVEIGPGNVLTGLLKKIDKNIRGLNVNNLDSIDQVAALLKEQP, encoded by the coding sequence ATGGGGAAGTTAGCATTTGTATTTCCGGGACAAGGTTCCCAGGCCGTAGGAATGGGCAAAGATATCTATGATGAGGTGCCGGAGGCAGGGGATCTGTTCCGCACAGCAGATAAGAAGCTTGGCTTTGGCTTAAGCGGCCTTATATTTAATGGACCAGAGGCAGAGCTCAAGATGACGGCGAATACACAGCCGGCGCTGCTTACCACGAGCTACGCTCTATATCGTATATTTGCTTCGAGAGGAATATCACCTGACTATTATGCGGGACACAGCCTTGGTGAATATACGGCCTTGACGGCCGCTGGTGTGCTCTCATTCGAAGATGCCGTAGCAACAGTTCGCGCGCGTGGTTTGTTCATGGAACAGGCAGTACCCGGCGGACAAGGGGCAATGGCTGCTGTGCTTGGAGCGGAGCGGAACGCTCTGGCTGAGCTGTGTGCGGCGATTACATCCGAAGGGCATTTAGTCGAGCTTGCCAACCTGAACTGCCCGGGACAAATCGTTGTATCCGGAAGCCGTGCGGGAGTTGATGCTCTGGTTGAACGGGTCAAAGAAGCGGGCGGCAAGCGTGCCATTCCTCTTGAAGTCAGCGGGCCGTTCCATTCTTCGCTTATGCGTTCAGCTGCCGAGCGCCTGGAGGGGACGCTGTCGGGTATCAATTATGCGGATGCTTCTGCTCCCGTTGTAGCGAACGTGACGGCTCAGCCTGTACATAAAGGGTCAGAGGTGTCTGGCCTGCTGACCCGCCAGGTCTATTCTCCGGTTCTGTGGGAAGACACAGTCCGCTGGTTGATTGAGCAGGGGGTAGACACTTTTGTCGAGATTGGACCGGGCAATGTTCTTACCGGCCTGCTTAAAAAGATCGACAAGAACATAAGAGGGCTAAATGTGAATAATCTCGACAGCATAGACCAAGTGGCCGCGTTGTTGAAAGAACAGCCTTAA